The Humulus lupulus chromosome 3, drHumLupu1.1, whole genome shotgun sequence genome window below encodes:
- the LOC133824164 gene encoding uncharacterized protein LOC133824164: MKGESSSPSQNRKKKKAIAASSSQPIQNKEKAAAVASSSRSQIRKKASFVASSTSQDKKKTSAAVAASDDDGFTDTIISWSLNDVFNHSLFTNKVEKLPASFQSVEHYLRSYVNPILEETRAELHSSMEMIHRAPFAEVKSFEEAKPNGKNIYQVRVNSWINNFSNGGKESYKTFPGDIIVLANGKPENVSDLLRVGMSWTFLSLVSTNGGVNTTQFKVKASKEFKDEALKQSSSLYVIFLVNVISHIRIWEALHMSPNPKMIHKVLCNGSGAKIQCDGCSELSNGFWDEERKNNLCSELNESQTIAVFSCLHMIHCKNKSSVQLIWGPPGTGKTKTVSYVLFNLLRMNYKTLVCAQTNVAISEVASCLLRLVLDAEGSGLLCSLGGILLFGTKEKLNIGSHIQEIYLDDRVEKLEECFGSFGWRKWFPSMINLLESSVSQYHSFLQNELPKEREESSGIRVEKKRHSWEVGKTKVKPFLEYMRETFGFTSSELKRYISIICAHTAKSYISEKTFKDMESLVGSLDSFESSLLQQNVNSEVLEELFSHPEVIEYESHSFADEIYFWLFLGRRDCLSLLRNIVDSLNRLDISCFKNKHAIKNFCFERASLILCTVSSSSELRKLAINPTILVIDEATQLKECESIIPLQLPGVEHAILVGDEWQLPATVKSQVCEEAGLGRSLFKRLFLHNFSKHLLNRQYRMHPSISAFPNSKFYYNQIIDAARVERKNYLPGPMFGPYSFINVTVGREEKEEDGHRQKNMIQVAVILKILQKLFKAWLETKGKLNIGVVCPYTAQIIAIQEKLEDMYDNIDDFRVKVETVDGFQGGEEDIIIMSTVCCMDNHSLDFKSEPQRINVALTRARHCLWILGDERSLANDQSVWRPILINAKSRGCFFNAEDDEDLAKSVIQFKKEFCPFDGMLNAKSVLFKGSKWKVFFSDNFLKSFKQLTTIGTKKSVRKLLLKLSEGCRPRGHIVAASGSSLQIKRFEVEGLCVVSTVDILQRGFSYMQVLKIWDLLPDEDTPRLIEHIDCIFGKYTKYFIKLCNEICLEGQLEVPKSWSSLDIVRFKDLSMNEAGSNLAGAVSDYKDYVKNSKVSESSLPMKFYSMSNCAVNHILSDRDGKELDLPFKVSHLEREIILCSKSTFVQGRSGTGKTTVLTMKLLQKEYFHHMTMEGYYGVKTNSFGPVNQNCVAGNNLAEAQGSGLRQLFVTATPNLCKSVEQHISYLRSSCSAHHLAERSLIDMVDIDNEESRLKNIPDSFQDIPHNSYPLVVTFHKFLKMLDGTLSKSYFERLIDMTEFSQSHMPYSRSHMIESIIRTKEVNNERFSSQYWPHFDSKLTKKLDSSTVFTEIIYHIKGSLQAMKASDGKLTWEDYVKLSKGCPSGLSRNKRQTIYQIFLSYEKQKMGNGEFDLADFVNGLHNQLRDERYKGDEMHFVYIDEVQDLTMSQLALFEHVCSNVEEGFVFSGDDLRAATDGMDFKIQDVQPLIDKKIILDSTGRSEDREDKGSITKSFHLTQNFCSYSGILKLSQSILELCYHFFPRSAEIIKYETTKVNGEAPILLESGSSKNAITTLFGRSKNVSQNAIIGFGAEQVILVRDENARKEIKDYVGKQALILTIPECKDKFQDVLLYNFFGSSPLGEQWKVICNYTTEQNSDHLVFGSVPGSMSTSFSLFDNSKHYIMLDELKQLYIAVSCTKQRLWICDSTEQSKPMFDYWIKKCLVHIKQLDDSLVSSMQVPSSQQEWKSRGVKLYYEHNYEMASICFEKSCDIYWERKSKAAGLKVMADRICSSNSQEASSLLRKAAEIFVDIGEADSAARCFCDLGEYETAGSVYLKSCGESELQRAGECFTLAGCYERAADAYARGNFFSKCLNICTKGKLFSMGLTYIEHWKQHAKKEGDINTKAEEIEKIEQELWKGYALNCYELKDTKSMMNCLKSLKSMDLVRNFLRPLGCFDELMLLEEQSGNFMEAAEIAKLKGDVLSVIDLLEKAEKYKEAATLIISYVLANSLWSSGKKGWPLKLFKQKDHLLTKAKSFAEKVTPDFYEFVCIEVEIMTNEKTDLAKRKNQMIASQRKESVRGEILSSRKILDAHLASSNLAEYVWEDDLVHDLMKHSEDLISKNQISVESLVYFWNFWKEKIVRIFEYLGCVQTQDVDELKYYGEFCLNFLGVLRESHNQLTIFVLLNSDAAWARNVEKRSVWSNGKLVSIDVFQFVSAAQIYWSSEVLSVGFMVLHKLEAIHKFMTNNSDPVFRKCRTLSLIYEVAQFLLESKFLKRTHQELEDLQKLRRLSTDNFSAYIFPLDWRKSLVENHISFRGTDFCKNFLKQVTVEHVNSRSNLSYRELGSVAMFILVSGKLNNELFKKILIRVEWNLPWKAFFETLHTYEGSYSPNLSLICRLHEALEDAYSAHCRGVNDCISIECFLYLLECFVTWSSSFESCFISTKSSFVEWLIYQDVHTTTRSSSQTSIFFRQPRLELLQFVIRVIKQCLHNKEFMIGWIQRSALVENESYSLLVQRMVAIICLLYANFGKCLDLLLDLLRRTYITEQLPRQFFDTLKSNFQSFNHSVLDKAFKHIDNNLVIVSFRENSSKYSCPNAVLVNMEAYRDKNDIIRLLFSKTFDTSGDLTLAQPAATEACDSCREIVSTSSSIAGMSSKLSHSSFELVTDQDSHTWNKPERNPPMDVVCFWEIFESINSDGNEIDQVEFTSNPQKIKANVEKCICFLTAAMLTQNLRSTCGFEEKSSSKEMIDMVNDLKQFSTALDLRKITVVKELSKRLQSKRPRMKLVLSQLFSQNTTDLENMAFKKAFVESGDQSHVKEQTGTMTEKIGNSDKVTSKVSEACSSSSSTESKVSEASTSSNSSTKSKVFITSGISTETVVSEPSRESKVPVQETKKKDACCIQ; the protein is encoded by the exons ATGAAAGGTGAATCTTCTTCACCGTCTCAaaatagaaagaagaagaaagctaTTGCTGCTTCTTCTTCTCAACCAATTCAAAATAAGGAGAAAGCTGCTGCTGTTGCTTCCTCTTCACGATCTCAAATTAGGAAGAAAGCTAGCTTTGTTGCTTCTTCAACATCTCAGGATAAGAAGAAAACTAGTGCTGCTGTTGCTGCTTCTGATGATGATGGTTTTACTGACACTATAATTTCTTGGTCTCTTAATGATGTTTTCAATCATAGCCTTTTCACCAACAAG GTGGAAAAGCTTCCTGCATCATTTCAATCAGTTGAGCATTATTTGAGGTCTTATGTCAACCCTATATTGGAAGAAACTCGAGCTGAATTGCACTCAAGTATGGAAATGATACATCGAGCACCTTTTGCTGAAGTAAAGTCTTTCGAAGAAGCTAAACCAAATGGGAAAAATATATACCAAGTTCGAGTTAAttcttggataaacaactttaGTAATGGTGGCAAGGAATCTTACAAGACTTTTCCTGGTGACATTATTGTTCTAGCAAATGGTAAACCAGAAAATGTTAGTGATTTACTAAGAGTAGGCATGTCATGGACTTTTCTATCTCTGGTCAGTACCAATGGGGGTGTAAATACCACTCAGTTCAAAGTCAAGGCATCAAAAGAGTTTAAGGATGAGGCTCTGAAGCAATCATCATCGCTCTATGTCATTTTCTTGGTGAATGTAATCTCTCACATAAGAATATGGGAAGCATTGCATATGTCACCCAATCCTAAGATGATTCATAAAGTTTTATGCAATGGTTCTGGG GCAAAGATTCAATGCGATGGTTGTTCTGAACTAAGTAATGGATTCTGGGATGAGGAGCGGAAGAATAATTTATGTTCTGAATTGAATGAGTCTCAGACTATAGCAGTTTTTTCATGTCTTCATATGATACACTGCAAGAACAAATCTTCTGTGCAACTTATATGGGGTCCCCCAGGGACAGGGAAAACTAAAACTGTCAGTTATGTTCTTTTCAACCTCTTGAGAATGAACTATAAAACCCTCGTTTGTGCTCAAACAAATGTTGCAATTTCTGAAGTGGCATCTTGTCTCCTGAGGTTGGTACTAGATGCAGAGGGTAGTGGTTTGTTGTGTTCATTGGGGGGTATTCTTCTTTTTGGAACTAAGGAGAAACTCAACATTGGTTCACATATTCAAGAGATATATTTGGATGATAGAGTTGAAAAGCTTGAAGAGTGCTTTGGATCATTTGGCTGGAGAAAATGGTTTCCTTCCATGATAAATCTTCTGGAAAGTTCTGTTTCTCAGTATCATTCATTCTTGCAGAATGAGTTACCCAAAGAGAGAGAAGAAAGTAGTGGAATTAGAGTTGAAAAGAAGAGACACAGTTGGGAAGTTGGCAAGACAAAAGTTAAACCATTTCTTGAGTATATGAGAGAAACATTTGGTTTTACTTCTTCAGAACTTAAAAGATACATCTCTATCATCTGTGCACATACTGCGAAAAGTTacatttcagaaaaaactttCAAAGATATGGAATCCCTTGTTGGCTCACTTGATTCTTTTGAATCATCATTGCTTCAACAAAATGTGAATTCTGAAGTACTGGAAGAGCTGTTTTCTCATCCAGAAGTAATTGAATATGAATCTCATTCATTTGCGGATGAAATTTACTTTTGGCTCTTTCTGGGAAGACGTGATTGCCTATCTCTGCTGAGAAATATTGTTGATTCCCTTAACAGACTTGACATATCATGTTTCAAGAACAAACATGCAATAAAGAACTTCTGTTTCGAAAGAGCATCATTAATTCTTTGTACTGTATCGAGTTCATCTGAGCTGCGCAAATTAGCAATTAATCCAACCAttttggttattgatgaagcTACGCAATTGAAAGAGTGCGAGTCAATCATACCTCTTCAACTTCCAGGTGTAGAGCATGCTATTCTTGTTGGTGATGAATGGCAATTACCAGCGACTGTTAAAAGCCAA GTTTGTGAGGAAGCTGGCTTGGGAAGAAGTTTATTCAAGAGATTGTTTTTACACAATTTTTCGAAGCACCTCCTAAATAGGCAATACAGAATGCATCCATCAATAAGTGCTTTcccaaattcaaaattttattataACCAGATCATTGATGCAGCTAGAGTTGAAAGAAAGAACTATCTCCCAGGGCCAATGTTTGGTCCATATTCTTTTATAAATGTAACTGTTGGAAGAGaggaaaaggaagaagatggacATAGACAAAAAAATATGATCCAGGTAGCTGTTATCTTGAAAATACTGCAGAAGCTGTTCAAAG CATGGCTGGAGACAAAAGGAAAACTCAACATTGGCGTAGTGTGTCCCTACACTGCTCAAATCATTGCAATTCAGGAAAAACTTGAGGATATGTACGATAATATTGATGACTTTCGTGTAAAGGTGGAGACAGTTGATGGGTTCCAGGGTGGGGAAGAGGACATAATAATAATGTCTACTGTCTGTTGTATGGACAACCATTCATTGGATTTCAAATCTGAACCTCAGAGAATTAATGTTGCTCTTACAAGGGCTAG GCATTGTCTCTGGATTTTGGGTGATGAAAGAAGTCTAGCTAATGATCAATCAGTTTGGCGACCTATACTCATCAATGCAAAAAGTCGTGGATGCTTTTTTAATGCTGAAGATGATGAGGATTTAGCTAAGTCTGTAATACAATTCAAGAAAGAGTTTTGTCCATTTGATGGTATGCTTAATGCTAAGAGTGTATTATTCAAGGGTTCAAAGTGGAAG GTCTTTTTCAGTGATAACTTTCTGAAGTCATTCAAACAATTAACAACAATTGGAACAAAGAAGTCAGTTAGAAAACTTCTACTTAAGCTTTCTGAGGGCTGCAGACCAAGGGGGCATATTGTAGCAGCTAGTGGAAGTTCTTTGCAAATAAAGAGGTTTGAGGTTGAAGGTTTGTGTGTTGTCAGCACTGTTGACATACTACAAAGGGGTTTCAGTTACATGCAAGTTTTGAAGATCTGGGACTTGTTGCCTGATGAAGATACTCCAAGATTGATAGAACACATTGACTGTATTTTTGGAAAGTACACAAAATATTTTATCAAGCTGTGCAATGAAATTTGCTTGGAAGG CCAATTAGAAGTACCGAAGAGTTGGTCATCTTTAGATATTGTCCGTTTTAAGGATCTTTCCATGAATGAAGCTGGAAGTAATTTAGCTGGAGCTGTTTCTGATTATAAAGATTATGTTAAGAATTCCAAGGTCAGTGAGAGTTCATTGCCTATGAAATTCTACTCTATGTCAAATTGTGCAGTGAATCACATACTATCTGACCGTGATGGTAAAGAGTTGGATCTCCCTTTCAAAGTATCACACCTAGAAAGGGAGATCATCCTTTGTAGTAAAAGTACATTTGTACAGGGACGGTCAGGTACTGGGAAAACTACTGTCTTAACCATGAAGCTACTTCAGAAAGAATATTTTCACCACATGACTATGGAGGGATATTACGGAGTCAAAACCAATTCATTTGGACCTGTTAATCAGAATTGTGTGGCTGGGAATAACTTAGCAGAAGCTCAAGGAAGTGGTTTACGCCAGCTTTTTGTGACAGCAACTCCTAATCTTTGCAAATCTGTTGAGCAACACATTTCCTACTTGAGAAG TTCATGTAGTGCTCACCATCTGGCTGAAAGAAGTTTGATTGATATGGTTGACATTGATAATGAAGAATCAAGACTGAAGAACATCCCAGATTCTTTCCAAGACATTCCTCATAATTCCTATCCTCTTGTTGTAACATTCCACAAGTTTTTGAAGATGCTTGATGGAACATTGAGTAAATCGTATTTCGAAAGATTAATTGATATGACAGAATTTTCACAAAGTCACATGCCATACTCAAGATCACATATGATTGAGTCCATCATAAGGACCAAGGAAGTCAACAATGAGAGGTTTAGCTCACAATACTGGCCTCATTTTGATTCCAAATTAACAAAGAAGCTTGACTCTTCCACAGTCTTTACTGAAATAATTTATCATATCAAAGGTAGCCTGCAAGCCATGAAAGCAAGTGATGGTAAACTCACTTGGGAGGACTATGTTAAATTATCGAAGGGATGCCCCTCTGGTTTAAGTAGGAATAAAAGacaaacaatatatcaaatatttTTGTCTTATGAAAAACAGAAGATGGGAAATGGTGAATTTGATTTGGCTGATTTTGTAAATGGTCTTCACAATCAACTCAGAGATGAAAGATACAAGGGTGATGAAATGCATTTTGTATATATTGATGAGGTGCAAGACCTTACAATGAGTCAACTTGCTTTGTTTGAACATGTGTGCAGTAATGTTGAAGAGGGTTTTGTTTTCTCTGGTGATGATTTACGCGCAGCAACAGATGGTATGGATTTTAAGATCCAAGATGTGCAACCTCTTATTGATAAGAAAATTATCTTGGATTCCACTGGCAGAAGTGAAGATAGAGAAGACAAGGGCTCAATCACAAAAAGTTTCCATTTGACTCAAAACTTTTGTTCCTACTCTGGTATTTTGAAACTATCACAAAGCATCTTGGAACTATGCTATCATTTCTTTCCTCGCTCTGCCGAAATTATCAAATATGAAACCACAAAAGTAAATGGTGAAGCTCCAATTTTGCTTGAATCTGGGAGCAGCAAAAATGCTATCACAACACTGTTTGGGAGAAGCAAAAATGTCAGCCAAAATGCTATTATTGGTTTCGGGGCTGAGCAGGTGATTTTGGTAAGAGATGAAAATGCTCGAAAGGAAATAAAGGACTATGTTGGTAAGCAAGCTCTTATCCTAACCATACCAGAGTGCAAAGACAAGTTTCAG GATGTATTATTGTACAACTTTTTTGGATCATCTCCTTTGGGAGAACAATGGAAGGTTATATGCAACTACACCACAGAACAAAATTCGGATCATCTTGTTTTTGGATCAGTTCCTGGATCCATGTCAACCAGTTTTTCACTCTTTGATAATTCCAAACATTACATTATGTTGGACGAGTTGAAGCAATTATACATTGCTGTTTCATGTACAAAGCAGAGATTATGGATTTGTGATAGCACAGAGCAATCGAAGCCTATGTTTGACTATTGGATTAAGAAGTGTCTTGTTCATATTAAACAACTTGATGATTCACTAGTATCTTCAATGCAAGTCCCAAGCAGTCAACAAGAGTGGAAATCACGGGGCGTCAAG CTGTATTATGAGCACAACTACGAAATGGCCTCAATTTGCTTTGAAAAATCTTGTGACATATATTGGGAAAGAAAATCTAAAGCTGCTGGCCTTAAAGTTATGGCTGATCGTATCTGTTCTTCCAATTCTCAAGAAGCTAGTTCTCTCCTTAGGAAAGCTGCTGAGATATTCGTAGATATAGGTGAAGCAGATTCTGCTGCTAGATGTTTTTGTGATTTGGGGGAGTATGAAACCGCAG GTAGTGTATATTTGAAAAGTTGTGGCGAGTCTGAGCTACAAAGAGCTGGAGAATGCTTCACTCTTGCAGGTTGCTATGAGCGTGCAGCTGATGCCTATGCTAGAGGAAATTTTTTCTCCAAGTGTCTAAATATATGCACCAAAGGGAAGTTATTTAGCATGGGTTTGACGTACATAGAGCACTGGAAACAACATGCTAAGAAAGAGGGTGATATAAACACTAAGGCTGAAGAGATAGAAAAAATTGAACAGGAGCTTTGGAAGGGATATGCTCTCAATTGCTATGAGCTCAAAGATACTAAATCCATGATGAATTGTCTCAAATcattgaaatcaatggatttagTTCGTAACTTTTTGAGGCCATTAGGTTGCTTTGATGAACTTATGTTGTTGGAAGAACAATCAGGAAATTTTATGGAGGCTGCAGAAATTGCAAAGCTGAAAGGAGATGTACTTTCTGTAATAGATCTTCTTGAGAAGGCTGAGAAGTATAAAGAAGCAGCAACTCTTATTATTTCCTATGTTCTTGCCAACTCACTCTGGTCATCTGGTAAAAAGGGCTGGCCCTTAAAGCTGTTCAAACAAAAGGATCATCTTTTAACAAAAGCCAAGTCATTTGCCGAGAAGGTGACACCAGATTTTTACGAGTTTGTGTGCATAGAAGTTGAGATTATGACAAATGAGAAGACTGACTTAGCCAAGAGAAAAAATCAAATGATTGCTTCCCAGAGAAAAGAGAGTGTTAGAGGTGAGATCTTATCATCCCGGAAAATTCTTGATGCTCATCTTGCTTCTTCAAATCTGGCAGAGTATGTCTGGGAAGACGATTTAGTACATGATCTTATGAAGCATTCAGAAGACTTGATTTCCAAAAACCAAATTTCAGTTGAGTCACTAGTTTATTTCTGGAATTTTTGGAAGGAAAAGATTGTTAGGATTTTTGAATATCTTGGATGTGTACAGACTCAGGATGTTGATGAGCTTAAATATTATGGAGAATTCTGTTTGAACTTTTTAGGTGTTTTGAGAGAGTCTCACAATCAGCTTACAATTTTTGTCTTGCTGAACTCTGATGCTGCTTGGGCAAGAAATGTAGAGAAAAGATCTGTTTGGAGTAATGGAAAGTTGGTTTCTATTGATGTCTTCCAGTTTGTTTCTGCTGCTCAGATTTACTGGTCTTCAGAAGTTCTCTCTGTTGGTTTTATGGTTCTACACAAGCTAGAGGCTATCCATAAGTTCATGACCAACAATTCTGATCCAGTTTTCAGGAAATGCAGGACTCTTTCTCTTATCTATGAGGTTGCACAATTTCTTTTAGAGTCCAAGTTTCTTAAGAGAACACATCAAGAATTAGAGGATCTGCAGAAATTGAGGAGACTATCAACTGACAATTTTTCAGCTTATATATTCCCTTTAGATTGGAGGAAATCTTTGGTGGAAAACCATATTTCTTTCAGAGGAACAGACTTTTGTAAGAATTTTCTCAAGCAAGTCACAGTTGAACATGTCAACTCAAGGAGTAATCTGTCTTACAGAGAACTTGGAAGTGTGGCCATGTTTATTCTTGTGTCTGGCAAGCTCAACAATGAACTATTTAAGAAGATTCTGATAAGGGTAGAGTGGAATCTTCCATGGAAGGCATTCTTCGAGACTCTACACACGTATGAAGGTTCATACTCTCCGAATCTGTCTCTGATTTGTAGGCTTCATGAAGCTTTGGAAGATGCATACAGTGCACATTGCAGAGGAGTAAATGACTGCATATCTATTGAATGTTTCTTGTATCTTCTTGAGTGCTTTGTGACTTGGTCATCTTCCTTCGAAAGTTGCTTCATTTCTACAAAGTCATCATTTGTTGAGTGGCTCATCTACCAAGATGTTCATACCACGACCAGGTCAAGTTCCCAGACATCTATTTTTTTTCGACAACCTCGTTTAGAACTATTACAGTTTGTCATCCGTGTTATTAAGCAATGCCTTCACAACAAGGAATTTATGATTGGATGGATCCAAAGATCTGCCTTAGTTGAGAATGAGTCCTACTCATTACTTGTTCAGAGGATGGTTGCCATTATCTGTTTGCTTTATGCAAATTTCGGAAAATGCTTGGACTTGCTTCTTGATTTGCTAAGAAGAACTTACATCACTGAACAATTACCAAGGCAGTTTTTTGATACCCTCAAGTCtaattttcaaagttttaatCATAGTGTACTCGATAAAGCCTTTAAGCATATTGACAATAATTTGGTGATTGTGAGCTTTAGGGAGAATTCCTCAAAGTATTCCTGTCCAAATGCTGTACTTGTCAACATGGAGGCCTATCGTGACAAAAACGACATAATAAGATTATTGTTTTCGAAAACCTTTGACACTTCAGGAGATTTAACTCTAGCTCAGCCTGCTGCAACAGAAGCCTGTGACTCTTGCAGAGAAATAGTTTCTACAAGCAGTTCCATCGCAGGGATGAGTTCTAAGCTTTCACATTCTAGTTTTGAGTTGGTGACTGATCAGGACAGCCACACTTGGAACAAACCTGAACGCAATCCACCAATGGATGTTGTATGCTTTTGGGAGATATTTGAAAGCATTAACTCTGATGGAAATGAAATAGACCAAGTGGAATTTACATCAAATCCTCAAAAAATTAAg GCCAATGTGGAGAAATGTATTTGCTTTTTAACTGCTGCAATGTTGACTCAAAATCTTCGAAGCACTTGTGGCTTTGAGGAGAAAAGCTCATCTAAGGAAATGATCGACATGGTAAACGATTTGAAGCAGTTTTCCACTGCATTGGATTTGAG GAAGATAACTGTTGTGAAAGAACTTTCTAAGAGGCTGCAATCAAAGAGACCGAGAATGAAACTTGTCTTGTCACAGCTATTTTCCCAGAACACCACAGATCTTGAAAATATGGCTTTTAAGAAGGCTTTTGTAGAATCTGGTGACCAATCTCATGTTAAGGAACAAACTGGTACCATGACTGAGAAAATTGGCAATTCTGACAAGGTTACATCAAAGGTTTCTGAagcttgtagtagtagtagtagtacagaGTCAAAGGTTTCTGAAGCTAGtactagtagtaatagtagtacaAAGTCAAAGGTTTTTATAACCAGTGGTATTAGTACAGAGACAGTGGTTTCTGAGCCCAGCAGAGAGTCAAAGGTTCCAGTAcaggaaacaaagaaaaaagatgCTTGTTGCATTCAGTGA